The Thermotoga sp. SG1 genome includes a window with the following:
- the rdgB gene encoding RdgB/HAM1 family non-canonical purine NTP pyrophosphatase — protein sequence MFKIYVATTNPHKVEEIREIAPEWVEVLPSPEKIEVIEDGEIFLENSVKKAIVYGKKLKSPVIADDSGLVIYSLGGFPGVMSARFMEEYTYEEKMKTILKMLEGKDRKAAFVCNATFFDPQKNLLVSVEGRVEGYIAEEIRGTGGFGYDPFFVPEGYDRTFGEMPELKKKLSHRSRAFRKLFSILSKISESESL from the coding sequence ATGTTCAAAATCTACGTTGCCACTACAAACCCACATAAAGTCGAAGAAATCAGAGAAATCGCTCCAGAGTGGGTAGAGGTCTTACCCTCTCCGGAAAAAATCGAAGTGATCGAGGACGGAGAGATCTTCCTGGAAAACTCCGTGAAAAAGGCGATCGTTTATGGGAAAAAACTCAAATCTCCCGTGATAGCCGATGATTCTGGGCTTGTTATCTACTCTTTGGGAGGATTTCCAGGAGTTATGTCCGCTCGCTTCATGGAAGAATACACCTACGAGGAGAAAATGAAAACAATTCTGAAAATGCTGGAAGGTAAAGACAGAAAAGCCGCTTTTGTCTGTAATGCCACGTTCTTCGACCCTCAAAAAAATCTTCTCGTTTCTGTAGAAGGCAGGGTAGAAGGTTATATCGCCGAAGAGATAAGAGGAACAGGTGGGTTTGGCTACGATCCTTTCTTTGTACCGGAGGGGTACGACAGGACCTTTGGTGAAATGCCCGAACTCAAGAAAAAACTCAGCCACAGGTCCAGGGCTTTCAGAAAACTGTTTTCGATACTCTCGAAGATCTCAGAATCAGAAAGCCTGTGA
- a CDS encoding flavin reductase family protein, producing MDALGKLYTSTAIVTVNVDGKLNGITVAWVTRVSWQPPMVAVSIGKTRYTRELLDKADSFAVCILGKDAKEIAEYFGTVSGRTTDKFKKYPYTMSEGDLPIPEETIAYLECEKTGRFEAGDHIVYVGTVRRQKVLKDEPPLLFGEHRLI from the coding sequence ATGGATGCATTGGGAAAGCTTTATACCTCTACCGCCATAGTAACTGTGAACGTCGACGGTAAACTGAATGGCATCACCGTGGCGTGGGTGACGAGGGTGTCCTGGCAACCTCCCATGGTGGCCGTTTCCATAGGAAAGACGAGGTACACGAGGGAACTCCTCGACAAAGCAGACTCTTTCGCCGTCTGCATACTCGGAAAGGACGCAAAAGAAATCGCAGAGTACTTCGGAACAGTCTCTGGGAGAACTACCGACAAATTCAAAAAGTACCCATACACAATGAGTGAAGGAGACCTTCCGATTCCAGAGGAAACGATCGCATACCTTGAGTGTGAAAAGACGGGCAGGTTCGAAGCGGGAGATCACATCGTCTACGTTGGAACGGTGAGAAGACAAAAGGTGCTGAAAGATGAACCACCACTTCTGTTCGGAGAACACAGACTGATATAG
- the lgt gene encoding prolipoprotein diacylglyceryl transferase has translation MKRVLITLLIVLGVFLLSIFLAKVFSGEVLVRRYIFRIGGFELRWYSTLILTGFLLGYFLARRRAKEERIDVEEFDELVFYGTIFGIVGARLYYVLFNLKYYRSFWDVLKIWEGGLAIHGAIIGALMTGFLYIVFKRPSFSFLQATDLFTSVLPLGQAIGRWGNFFNYEAFGVPTNLPWKMFVPEPYRPVLYRDYSFFHPTFLYESIWDLLVFFLLSVYYRKYRKRPGEITCLYFLLYSLGRIMIERLRVDSLMMGNIRAAQLLSAVLILLGFTGFLILRSSRVSKTVF, from the coding sequence ATGAAGAGAGTCCTGATAACGTTATTGATCGTTCTTGGAGTTTTTCTTCTTTCGATCTTTCTTGCGAAGGTGTTCAGTGGTGAGGTTCTTGTGAGAAGGTACATCTTCAGAATCGGCGGTTTTGAGCTTCGATGGTATTCAACGCTTATCCTAACAGGATTTCTCCTCGGCTATTTCCTGGCCAGAAGGAGAGCAAAGGAAGAAAGAATCGATGTGGAAGAGTTCGACGAACTGGTCTTCTACGGGACGATTTTCGGAATTGTGGGTGCCCGACTTTATTACGTTCTCTTCAACCTGAAATACTACAGGAGTTTCTGGGACGTTTTGAAGATCTGGGAAGGTGGCCTTGCCATACACGGAGCCATAATCGGTGCTTTGATGACGGGCTTTCTCTACATCGTTTTTAAGAGGCCTTCCTTTTCCTTTTTGCAGGCAACGGATCTTTTCACCTCCGTTCTTCCACTGGGACAGGCGATAGGCAGATGGGGGAACTTTTTCAACTACGAGGCCTTTGGTGTGCCAACGAATCTTCCCTGGAAGATGTTCGTGCCCGAACCTTACAGGCCCGTTCTGTACAGGGATTACTCCTTTTTCCATCCGACCTTTCTGTACGAATCTATCTGGGATCTTCTGGTGTTTTTTTTGTTGAGTGTGTATTACAGAAAATACCGAAAGAGACCGGGGGAGATAACCTGCCTTTATTTTCTTTTATACTCCCTTGGAAGGATCATGATAGAAAGGCTCAGGGTCGATAGTTTGATGATGGGTAACATAAGGGCCGCCCAGCTTTTGAGCGCTGTTTTGATTCTTCTGGGTTTCACAGGCTTTCTGATTCTGAGATCTTCGAGAGTATCGAAAACAGTTTTCTGA
- a CDS encoding DUF370 domain-containing protein, producing the protein MSFVSFGRKVFLPRERIVAVMPVSTAMEKKLKNIDFYANKIINATFGKQAKTAVIMDSGHVVLIPTRYKIAVRVIWGRRRR; encoded by the coding sequence GTGAGTTTTGTTTCCTTTGGAAGAAAGGTCTTCCTTCCTCGAGAACGAATCGTTGCGGTGATGCCCGTCAGCACCGCCATGGAAAAGAAGTTGAAAAATATCGACTTTTACGCAAACAAAATAATAAACGCCACTTTCGGCAAGCAGGCGAAAACGGCGGTCATCATGGACAGCGGTCACGTGGTGCTCATTCCCACAAGGTACAAGATAGCGGTTCGTGTCATATGGGGAAGGAGGAGAAGATGA
- a CDS encoding bifunctional nuclease family protein, whose translation MKKAWVKALVLDRVSNTPVVILGIEDTSKVLPIWIGACEGHALALALEKVDFPRPLTHDLLLSILESLEARVEKVIIHSLKDNTFYASLILRDLTYTDEEDEEAALIEIDSRPSDAIILAVKTGATIFVSENLVEKHAIELEIGEDKNEEEEFKKFIENLNIDVFKQMIEKKREEDEEGND comes from the coding sequence TTGAAGAAGGCCTGGGTGAAGGCTCTTGTTCTAGACAGGGTGAGCAACACACCCGTTGTAATACTGGGGATAGAAGACACCAGCAAGGTACTTCCCATCTGGATAGGAGCGTGTGAAGGTCATGCCCTTGCACTGGCTCTGGAAAAGGTGGACTTTCCCCGTCCTCTGACGCACGATTTACTCCTGAGCATACTTGAGTCTCTTGAAGCTCGAGTGGAAAAAGTCATAATACACTCTTTGAAGGACAACACGTTTTATGCCTCCTTGATACTTCGAGATCTCACCTACACCGACGAAGAGGACGAGGAGGCTGCCCTCATAGAGATCGACTCCAGACCATCCGACGCAATAATACTGGCCGTCAAAACCGGTGCAACCATCTTTGTATCCGAAAACCTCGTAGAAAAGCACGCTATCGAACTGGAGATAGGAGAAGACAAAAACGAAGAGGAGGAATTCAAAAAGTTCATCGAAAATCTCAACATAGATGTGTTCAAGCAGATGATAGAGAAGAAGAGGGAAGAAGATGAAGAAGGAAACGATTGA